In the genome of Chloracidobacterium sp., one region contains:
- a CDS encoding SPFH/Band 7/PHB domain protein, giving the protein MEALLLFGLVVLVLFLIVILAKAIWIVPQMQVLVIERLGKYAGILSSGLHVLTPFLDAPRTVNWTGFPAGMKYIDLREQYTDLPMQPVITKDNVTVGVDSVIYWQITDPYKAVYEVADLTGGIMQLTITAMRSVMGEMDLDETLSSRDVINNKLRMVMDGATNKWGVKVTRVEVRNINPPEDVRVTMEKQMTAERNRRAMVLQAEGERQAAITRAEGERDAAIARAEGERQMQILRAEGAAQARLRAAEAEAKSIQIVAQALAGVGNPAHYLIMGRYIESLREMAQSQNSKVVFMPVEASNVLSSVGMFKELFADRPVTAAPPQAPPPQTAVSVTAPAAPARTPIPTAPPPQYAPR; this is encoded by the coding sequence ATGGAAGCGCTTTTGCTGTTCGGCCTGGTCGTTTTGGTGCTTTTCCTGATTGTTATTCTGGCGAAAGCCATCTGGATTGTCCCGCAAATGCAAGTGCTGGTTATCGAACGGCTGGGTAAATACGCCGGGATTCTCAGCAGCGGACTGCACGTACTCACGCCGTTCCTTGACGCCCCGCGTACGGTTAACTGGACGGGATTTCCCGCTGGAATGAAGTACATTGACCTCCGCGAACAGTACACCGACCTCCCTATGCAGCCGGTCATCACGAAAGACAACGTGACGGTCGGGGTGGATTCGGTCATTTACTGGCAGATTACCGACCCTTACAAGGCCGTTTACGAAGTTGCCGACCTAACTGGCGGCATCATGCAGTTGACCATCACAGCCATGCGCAGCGTGATGGGCGAAATGGACTTGGATGAAACGTTGTCTTCGCGCGACGTGATCAACAACAAGCTGCGGATGGTGATGGACGGCGCAACCAACAAGTGGGGCGTCAAGGTGACGCGCGTCGAAGTGCGCAATATCAATCCGCCGGAGGATGTGCGCGTCACGATGGAGAAGCAGATGACGGCTGAGCGCAACCGGCGCGCGATGGTGCTGCAAGCGGAGGGCGAACGGCAGGCGGCGATTACCCGTGCGGAAGGCGAGCGCGACGCAGCGATTGCGCGCGCCGAAGGCGAACGCCAGATGCAGATTCTCCGCGCGGAAGGCGCGGCGCAGGCCCGACTGCGTGCCGCTGAAGCGGAAGCAAAGTCCATTCAGATTGTGGCGCAGGCTCTGGCTGGTGTCGGAAATCCGGCCCACTACCTGATTATGGGGCGCTATATTGAGTCGCTGCGGGAGATGGCGCAGAGCCAGAACAGCAAAGTGGTCTTCATGCCGGTGGAGGCGTCGAACGTACTGTCGTCAGTGGGGATGTTCAAAGAGTTATTTGCCGACCGGCCGGTGACTGCCGCGCCCCCGCAGGCACCGCCGCCGCAGACGGCAGTCTCGGTCACAGCCCCAGCCGCCCCAGCCCGAACACCCATCCCAACCGCGCCGCCGCCGCAGTACGCGCCGCGGTAG
- a CDS encoding NfeD family protein, with the protein MTVAAACAAVEVFTISFIALWFAVGAGAAALAAALGFGVPVQILTFMVVSTALTVSTRRIFLRWLNRPVADTLPSNDISLIGKRGVVITESRGPRSEAELELDGTVWTALPVNGEPLTTGDECEVIRIEGNQLYVRPIQHIPDWKAVKQLN; encoded by the coding sequence TTGACTGTTGCCGCTGCATGTGCGGCGGTGGAAGTTTTCACCATCAGCTTCATTGCTCTTTGGTTTGCGGTTGGGGCCGGCGCGGCGGCGCTGGCGGCGGCGCTAGGTTTTGGCGTTCCGGTTCAAATCCTCACCTTTATGGTGGTCTCAACCGCCCTGACGGTGAGTACGCGGCGGATTTTTCTGCGCTGGCTCAACCGTCCTGTTGCCGACACGTTGCCGTCTAACGACATCAGCCTGATTGGTAAGCGGGGCGTGGTCATTACAGAAAGCCGCGGCCCCCGCAGCGAAGCCGAACTTGAACTGGATGGCACGGTATGGACGGCGTTGCCCGTCAATGGTGAACCCCTAACCACCGGCGACGAGTGTGAAGTCATTCGGATTGAAGGCAATCAACTATACGTACGCCCAATTCAGCACATCCCAGACTGGAAAGCCGTCAAGCAACTTAACTGA
- a CDS encoding TolC family protein: protein MNIRTYRLSVWAAPVVIGLAASLVSAQQDTPNRDSVARHAVAGVVRLADQSGDSSSAASEQDLTEQARRRVAVEPRVGVLPGLSRPLALRDAVLMALRANPDIEIQRVVVQQAAFDVNRAKGFFDATLTNQFTYAALRNPAFNPFAGADENGAVETRLAQNIFAFTKPLMTGGRAGAEFTTARQDTTNVFAGLNPLYTSQLTFTFTQPLLRNFRTDDARRQIELAKKRLTLSDSQFRQRVIDIVAQVQSAYWDLVFARREVEIRAEAVALANIQLEQNRRFVEAGTAAPVDVVAVEAQLEQRQEEFLQSLENLTRVENALKALILNERQSPLWGEAIIPTEQINLEPVALSLDDAVRAALAKRPEMEQFDIQKAANEIDIQFFRDQLRPQVDFFAAYGLQSAAGTPLPIRANPFGEGFNTAVLNRLNTLSAGAGLPPVVVPPPTLRLPGFFIGGFGQNLGNLFSKNFYNVRVGLNFSFTPANRVAQSALGRARAQERLLDAQRRRVEAQIESEVRNALQAVQTALRRVQAARASRAAAEAQYASEMRRYQVGESTNFLVLDRQNALSAARGREIRALTDYNKAVVALQRAMSTTLDVNSLTIKPSDSAHPNEGAPDVEPMP, encoded by the coding sequence ATGAACATTCGTACGTATCGTCTGTCGGTGTGGGCGGCGCCGGTCGTCATTGGGTTGGCGGCGTCCCTCGTCTCGGCGCAGCAGGACACGCCTAACAGGGATAGTGTGGCACGGCACGCTGTCGCCGGCGTCGTCCGGCTGGCCGACCAGTCCGGCGACTCGTCGTCCGCCGCGTCAGAGCAAGACTTGACCGAGCAAGCGCGCCGCCGAGTCGCTGTCGAGCCGCGCGTCGGCGTCCTGCCGGGGCTGAGTCGGCCGCTGGCGTTGCGCGACGCCGTCCTGATGGCGCTGCGCGCTAACCCCGACATCGAAATTCAGCGCGTCGTCGTTCAGCAGGCCGCCTTTGATGTCAACCGCGCCAAAGGCTTCTTTGACGCGACGCTGACGAACCAGTTCACCTACGCGGCGCTGCGCAATCCGGCGTTCAACCCCTTTGCGGGTGCGGACGAAAACGGCGCAGTTGAGACCCGTCTAGCGCAAAACATCTTCGCTTTTACCAAGCCGTTGATGACGGGCGGCCGGGCAGGCGCGGAGTTCACAACGGCCCGGCAGGATACGACAAACGTCTTCGCGGGCCTCAACCCGCTTTACACGTCGCAGCTGACCTTTACCTTTACCCAGCCGCTGTTGCGCAACTTCCGCACCGACGACGCACGAAGGCAAATTGAGCTTGCCAAAAAACGTCTTACGCTTTCCGATTCGCAGTTCCGTCAGCGCGTCATTGACATTGTGGCGCAGGTGCAGTCGGCCTACTGGGATTTGGTCTTTGCGCGGCGCGAGGTTGAAATCCGCGCCGAAGCGGTGGCGCTCGCCAATATCCAGCTTGAGCAAAATCGCCGTTTCGTCGAAGCGGGCACAGCCGCGCCGGTGGACGTCGTGGCGGTTGAAGCTCAACTTGAACAACGTCAGGAGGAGTTTTTACAATCGCTTGAAAATCTGACGCGCGTGGAAAACGCGCTCAAGGCGTTGATCCTAAACGAGCGCCAGTCGCCGCTGTGGGGGGAAGCCATTATCCCGACCGAACAGATCAACTTAGAACCGGTGGCACTGTCGTTGGACGACGCCGTGCGGGCGGCGCTTGCTAAACGTCCCGAAATGGAGCAGTTCGACATCCAAAAAGCCGCCAACGAGATTGACATCCAGTTTTTCCGCGACCAGCTGCGTCCCCAAGTGGACTTCTTTGCTGCCTATGGCCTGCAAAGCGCCGCCGGTACACCCCTGCCGATTCGCGCCAATCCCTTCGGTGAGGGCTTCAACACCGCTGTTCTCAACCGCCTAAATACGCTGTCGGCTGGGGCGGGTCTGCCGCCCGTCGTCGTCCCGCCGCCAACGTTGCGCCTGCCGGGCTTTTTCATCGGCGGTTTCGGTCAAAACTTGGGAAACCTGTTTTCAAAAAACTTTTATAACGTGCGCGTCGGGCTGAACTTCAGCTTTACGCCAGCGAACCGCGTCGCCCAGAGCGCGCTGGGACGGGCCAGAGCGCAGGAGCGGTTGCTTGACGCCCAGCGGCGGCGCGTCGAAGCCCAGATTGAAAGCGAGGTGCGCAACGCCCTGCAGGCTGTGCAAACGGCGCTCCGGCGTGTCCAAGCGGCGCGTGCTTCTCGCGCCGCCGCCGAAGCGCAATACGCCAGCGAGATGCGGCGGTATCAGGTGGGCGAATCCACCAACTTCCTTGTCCTTGATCGCCAAAACGCCCTGTCGGCGGCGCGCGGACGCGAGATTCGGGCGCTGACCGACTACAACAAAGCGGTGGTGGCGCTCCAGCGGGCCATGTCCACAACGCTAGACGTCAACAGCCTGACGATCAAGCCGTCGGACAGCGCTCACCCGAACGAGGGAGCCCCCGACGTGGAGCCGATGCCATGA
- a CDS encoding MFS transporter, which translates to MTVETMPRPALLRQWAADWSPLRQSAFRIYFGGQAVSLLGTWMQITAQAWVVWELSRSMQAQGVVALLGSLPLVLCAPWAGAAADRFDRRKLLIITQVAAMLLAFALALLVQTGVVRLWHVYVLSFLLGVVAAVEMPAQQAFIGDLVGMAEIRKALALNGVIVQFGRTFGPTLAGWAIARIGVAEAFWMNGVSFLAVIAGLLAIRAAATERLPDAGRQVGGFTEAVRYLSGQPRLLDLLAFVTLASFFVLSNLTIYPALATVVLGGDSRTLGWLLGASGVGAFIGSLLVTHLSRATPRVGLALVGCTVWAGTMILCNSLSRTLPAAVACIVATGLTVPFIFTTANGLTQMLAPAHMRGRLLSILLMVGFGLQPIAAIGIGWIGDRFGPSQALFVNGFCLIAGGALMITRHGLLTWRLSPAAEAPDSTRREAFPTQS; encoded by the coding sequence ATGACAGTCGAGACTATGCCGCGCCCAGCCTTGCTCCGGCAGTGGGCGGCTGACTGGTCGCCCCTGCGTCAATCCGCCTTCCGCATCTACTTTGGCGGCCAAGCCGTATCGCTGTTGGGGACGTGGATGCAGATTACCGCTCAAGCGTGGGTGGTGTGGGAACTGAGCCGCTCAATGCAGGCGCAGGGCGTCGTCGCGTTGCTGGGTTCGCTACCGCTGGTGCTCTGTGCGCCGTGGGCTGGCGCGGCGGCCGACCGCTTTGATCGCCGGAAGCTGCTCATCATCACGCAGGTCGCTGCCATGCTGTTGGCTTTTGCACTGGCGCTGCTTGTCCAGACGGGCGTGGTGCGGCTCTGGCACGTTTACGTACTCTCGTTCCTGTTAGGCGTTGTGGCGGCGGTGGAAATGCCTGCGCAGCAGGCGTTCATTGGCGACCTCGTTGGCATGGCCGAGATTCGTAAGGCGCTGGCGCTCAACGGTGTGATTGTGCAATTCGGCCGAACGTTCGGGCCGACGCTGGCCGGCTGGGCGATTGCGCGTATCGGCGTCGCAGAAGCCTTCTGGATGAATGGCGTCAGCTTTCTGGCCGTCATTGCCGGTTTGCTGGCGATTCGCGCTGCCGCCACCGAGCGCCTGCCGGACGCCGGCAGGCAGGTAGGCGGCTTCACTGAAGCCGTGCGGTACTTGAGTGGTCAGCCGCGCTTGCTGGACCTGCTGGCCTTTGTCACGCTGGCGTCGTTTTTTGTGCTGTCAAACCTGACGATTTACCCGGCCCTAGCCACGGTCGTCCTCGGCGGCGATTCGCGGACGCTGGGCTGGCTGCTCGGCGCATCGGGCGTCGGCGCGTTTATCGGCTCGCTGTTGGTGACGCATCTGAGTCGCGCCACGCCGCGCGTCGGGCTGGCGCTCGTGGGCTGCACGGTTTGGGCCGGCACGATGATTCTTTGCAACTCGCTGAGTCGGACATTGCCCGCCGCCGTCGCCTGCATCGTGGCGACCGGACTGACCGTGCCGTTCATCTTCACCACAGCGAACGGCTTGACGCAAATGCTCGCGCCAGCGCACATGCGCGGACGACTGCTGAGCATCTTGCTGATGGTCGGGTTTGGTCTTCAACCAATAGCTGCGATTGGGATTGGGTGGATTGGCGACCGCTTCGGGCCGTCGCAGGCGCTGTTCGTCAACGGCTTCTGTCTGATCGCAGGCGGGGCGCTGATGATCACCCGACACGGGTTGCTGACTTGGCGACTCAGCCCCGCCGCCGAAGCGCCCGATTCCACCCGCCGAGAAGCATTCCCGACGCAATCGTAA
- a CDS encoding CerR family C-terminal domain-containing protein, which yields MKLRTRSRTELAPTETQAPTPALEAPVRRRRRAAEGDADAKTRLLTVAERLFAERGFSCTSIRDLATEANVNIAAVNYHFHSKEELYLETLRYAMRRSKDLTPRFVHILRTAQRIGTPEAARRGIARFIMTFITHLYGQPGETDYSVALMSHEMVHPTGALDIVVREFIQPRYEILTALIRLARPDLKDDTAVALHALSIAGQCLHIHFCRPIALKLAGERRLTPRLVRQIALHVAEFSLKGLSPTALPLKGLLDAEAETESRPESNVGSSAA from the coding sequence ATGAAGCTACGGACCCGAAGCCGAACTGAGCTTGCCCCGACTGAAACACAAGCGCCCACACCTGCGTTGGAGGCCCCGGTGCGGCGGCGGCGGCGCGCCGCTGAAGGGGATGCCGACGCCAAAACCCGCTTGCTGACCGTCGCCGAGCGGCTGTTCGCTGAACGCGGCTTCTCCTGTACGAGCATCCGCGACTTGGCGACTGAAGCCAACGTTAACATCGCCGCCGTCAACTACCATTTTCACAGCAAGGAAGAACTGTACCTGGAAACGCTGCGCTATGCGATGCGGCGCTCAAAAGACTTGACGCCGCGCTTCGTCCACATTCTGCGTACGGCGCAGCGCATCGGCACGCCCGAAGCCGCCCGGCGAGGCATTGCGCGATTCATTATGACGTTTATCACGCACCTGTACGGCCAGCCCGGCGAAACCGACTACTCGGTGGCGCTGATGTCGCACGAGATGGTGCACCCAACTGGCGCGCTCGACATCGTGGTGCGGGAGTTCATCCAGCCACGGTATGAAATTCTGACAGCGCTGATCCGCTTGGCGCGGCCGGACCTGAAGGACGATACAGCGGTGGCGCTGCACGCCCTGAGCATCGCCGGCCAGTGTTTGCATATACACTTTTGCCGTCCCATTGCGCTCAAACTGGCGGGCGAGCGCCGTCTGACGCCGCGTTTGGTCAGACAAATCGCCCTGCACGTTGCAGAATTTTCCCTCAAGGGACTGTCGCCGACGGCGCTTCCGCTAAAGGGGCTTCTGGACGCAGAAGCGGAAACAGAATCACGTCCCGAATCGAACGTTGGTTCGTCAGCAGCATAA
- the lysS gene encoding lysine--tRNA ligase, which produces MEENEYTRQRRRNLADIMALGFPAYPAGYRRTHSIADIVAIYGAHTADALDAAAVTVRVAGRIQAVNVMGKAAFIRFTDGAATLQAYLRKNDLPENEWLLFKRLDLGDFIGVAGRLFRTRTGELSVHTEQLTFLTKAIIPPPDKHYGLHDIELRYRRRYADLIANRDVRAVFVKRAKIIQAVRRFFDARGYLEVETPMLHPIASGATARPFVTHHNALDMPLYARIAPELYLKRLIVGGFEKVYEINRNFRNEGLSTRHNPEFTMLEFYEAYATYEDLMTLTEELFTEVVAQTCETETITYGEATISFARPWRRMTMQEAIVTYWPADNPPTVAELNDLAGVNRALERLKLPVAPHIGYGKRLGELFEHVAEPNLIQPTFITRFPTELSPLARHADDDPNFVDRFELFIGGMECANAFSELNDPDEQRRRFEQQLAARAGGDDEAMPLDEDFIRALAYGMPPTAGEGVGIDRLVMLLTNQRSIRDVILFPLLRPEAPLAEAPSATVP; this is translated from the coding sequence ATGGAAGAAAATGAATACACTCGGCAACGCCGCCGGAACTTAGCCGACATTATGGCGCTTGGGTTTCCGGCTTATCCGGCCGGCTACCGCCGGACGCACAGCATCGCCGACATTGTGGCGATTTACGGCGCGCATACCGCCGATGCGTTGGACGCCGCCGCCGTTACTGTTCGGGTCGCCGGCCGCATTCAGGCGGTCAATGTCATGGGCAAGGCCGCTTTTATTCGCTTCACCGACGGCGCAGCGACGCTTCAGGCCTACCTACGGAAAAACGACCTGCCAGAGAACGAATGGCTGCTTTTCAAACGGTTGGATTTGGGCGACTTCATCGGCGTCGCCGGTAGGCTCTTTCGCACGAGAACCGGCGAACTGTCGGTGCATACCGAGCAACTGACCTTCCTGACCAAAGCCATTATTCCGCCGCCAGACAAGCACTACGGGTTGCACGACATCGAGTTGCGCTACCGGCGGCGCTACGCCGATCTGATTGCCAACCGCGACGTACGGGCGGTGTTCGTCAAGCGGGCGAAAATCATCCAGGCCGTGCGGCGATTCTTCGACGCGCGCGGCTACCTCGAAGTCGAAACGCCCATGTTGCACCCTATCGCGTCGGGCGCAACGGCGCGGCCGTTTGTGACGCACCACAACGCGCTCGACATGCCGCTTTACGCGCGCATTGCGCCAGAGCTGTACCTCAAGCGGCTTATCGTCGGCGGCTTTGAAAAGGTCTATGAAATCAACCGCAACTTCCGCAACGAAGGGCTTTCGACGCGCCACAACCCGGAGTTCACCATGCTGGAATTCTACGAGGCCTACGCGACGTACGAAGACCTCATGACGCTGACTGAAGAGCTTTTCACGGAAGTTGTCGCGCAAACTTGTGAAACCGAGACTATCACTTACGGTGAAGCGACCATTTCCTTCGCCCGTCCGTGGCGACGGATGACGATGCAGGAAGCCATCGTAACGTACTGGCCGGCCGACAATCCCCCAACCGTCGCCGAGTTGAACGATTTGGCGGGCGTCAACCGCGCCCTTGAGCGTCTCAAGTTGCCGGTCGCGCCGCACATCGGCTACGGCAAACGTCTGGGCGAACTCTTCGAGCACGTCGCCGAACCGAACCTGATTCAACCAACCTTCATCACACGCTTTCCGACCGAACTCAGTCCGCTGGCGCGGCATGCCGACGACGACCCAAACTTTGTTGACCGCTTTGAACTCTTTATCGGCGGGATGGAGTGCGCCAACGCCTTTTCCGAACTCAACGACCCTGACGAACAACGACGGCGCTTTGAGCAACAACTGGCGGCGCGGGCCGGCGGCGACGACGAAGCGATGCCGCTGGATGAAGACTTCATTCGGGCGCTCGCCTATGGGATGCCGCCGACCGCCGGAGAAGGGGTTGGGATTGACCGACTGGTTATGCTGCTGACGAACCAACGTTCGATTCGGGACGTGATTCTGTTTCCGCTTCTGCGTCCAGAAGCCCCTTTAGCGGAAGCGCCGTCGGCGACAGTCCCTTGA
- a CDS encoding sigma-70 family RNA polymerase sigma factor, translating into MSLPESTPLVAPPDPAADSPDDLSDLPADQREVLAALEADAAPPGASPRDRSADIALVARCRAGDAAAWECLVRQYSRRIYHLAYKFVGRHEQAEDLTQEVFLKIYRSLDQYNPDVGDLPNWIFRLARNLIIDDYRRRQRQPVESSEDIEAHVHRLHSRTDHPQRTIERKEQSLQIMQAIEKLSPDLRQCVIMRDIEEMTYQEIVEKLQIPEGTVKSRINRGRIELARILRRMKVVGM; encoded by the coding sequence ATGTCTTTGCCGGAGAGCACGCCGCTGGTCGCACCGCCTGACCCCGCCGCGGACAGTCCCGACGACCTCAGCGATTTGCCAGCCGACCAGCGCGAGGTTCTCGCGGCGCTTGAAGCTGACGCCGCGCCGCCGGGCGCTTCTCCCCGTGACCGTTCCGCCGATATTGCGCTTGTTGCTCGCTGCCGCGCCGGTGACGCCGCCGCTTGGGAATGCCTCGTCCGGCAGTACTCTCGCCGGATTTATCATCTAGCCTACAAGTTTGTCGGACGCCACGAACAAGCTGAAGACCTGACTCAGGAAGTGTTCCTCAAAATCTATCGCTCGCTTGACCAGTACAATCCTGACGTGGGCGATCTGCCCAACTGGATATTTCGCTTAGCGCGCAACCTTATCATCGACGACTATCGCCGCCGTCAACGGCAGCCGGTGGAAAGCAGTGAAGACATTGAGGCGCATGTCCACCGCCTGCACAGCCGCACTGACCACCCACAGCGCACCATCGAGCGTAAGGAGCAGTCTTTACAAATCATGCAGGCGATTGAAAAACTTTCCCCCGACTTGCGCCAGTGCGTCATCATGCGCGACATCGAGGAAATGACTTATCAGGAAATCGTTGAAAAGCTCCAGATTCCCGAAGGCACGGTCAAGTCGCGCATCAATCGCGGACGTATCGAACTGGCGCGCATCCTGCGCCGCATGAAAGTCGTCGGGATGTGA